A region of Salinibacter sp. 10B DNA encodes the following proteins:
- a CDS encoding 3-hydroxyacyl-CoA dehydrogenase NAD-binding domain-containing protein, translating into MSHSINLNTDLLRLEVDDSGVATVWIDDPSAAVNTISRKTLDGFSEVLGRLEQIPSLAGVVFISAKDASFIVGADLHMLQRLDSTAAVRRVSRRAHRLHWRVQNLNMPTVAAIEGACMGGGLELTLGCDYRLASTHNDTKLALPEVNLGLLPGGGGTQYLPRLIGLQQALTLMLTGKNTYPRKALNIGLVDALIHPPGLYEAGKRAVRQIANGNVSIDRSPPSFTEQLLESNFLSRRLVYRQARRRAESRTNGHYPAPPRIVDAVQTGMERGLEWGLDAEMRHFGELASTDESNALVQLFFGRQEGKDNPHASLARPVRTVGILGAGQMGGGIVEVTAANGIDVVLKDQSLDRAARGKKQVWAAMNRKKEKGIVNQFERDRVAERVVPTDTYHRMDHCDVVIEAVPESLELKQEVLSAIEDKVSDEAILATNTSSIPITKIADGIEAPDRLIGMHYFSPVGDVPLVELVTTEHTADDTLATAYDLALTQGKTVIVVDDGPGFYTTRILSLYLNEALLLLEEGADVPTVDRMMTDYGFPMGPFELLDFVGMDVAGKITEVMAPHFPLDDVDISDSAQRLADVNLLGQKTNIGFYHYGPAENGTGKDRKDFNEDIYRNLGQTSRTTPPKEIVQDRLALMMVNEAVRCLQDGILHSPRDGDVGAVFGLGFPPYLGGPFRYLDQNGPAAVARRMRDLAYQYGSRFAPADQIVEHEENGTQFHEAS; encoded by the coding sequence ATGAGCCACTCGATTAATTTGAACACCGATCTGCTTCGCCTGGAGGTAGACGACAGCGGTGTAGCGACGGTCTGGATCGACGACCCCTCGGCCGCCGTGAACACCATCTCCCGCAAAACGCTCGACGGCTTCTCGGAAGTTCTGGGCCGTCTGGAACAGATCCCCTCCCTGGCGGGCGTCGTCTTCATCAGTGCCAAAGACGCGTCGTTTATCGTCGGGGCAGACCTTCATATGCTTCAACGGCTTGACAGCACCGCGGCGGTGAGAAGGGTCAGCCGACGCGCCCATCGCCTCCATTGGCGCGTGCAGAACTTGAACATGCCAACCGTCGCCGCCATCGAAGGGGCCTGCATGGGCGGCGGTCTGGAACTGACCCTCGGCTGCGACTACCGCCTTGCCTCCACCCACAACGACACCAAACTCGCCCTTCCGGAGGTCAACCTGGGCCTTCTGCCCGGGGGCGGGGGCACGCAGTACCTCCCGCGACTCATTGGGCTCCAGCAGGCGCTCACCCTGATGCTCACAGGGAAAAATACCTATCCGCGTAAGGCGCTGAACATCGGCCTCGTGGACGCCCTTATTCACCCCCCGGGCCTCTACGAAGCGGGGAAGCGCGCCGTGCGGCAAATTGCAAACGGCAACGTGTCCATCGACCGCTCTCCCCCGTCGTTTACAGAACAGTTGCTCGAAAGCAACTTCCTCAGTCGCCGCCTTGTGTACCGGCAGGCCCGCCGTCGCGCCGAATCCCGAACCAACGGCCACTATCCGGCCCCGCCCCGCATCGTAGATGCCGTTCAGACCGGCATGGAGCGAGGGCTGGAGTGGGGACTCGACGCCGAAATGCGTCACTTCGGGGAGCTGGCCTCCACCGACGAATCGAACGCACTCGTCCAATTGTTCTTTGGTCGTCAGGAAGGCAAAGACAACCCGCATGCCTCCTTGGCCCGGCCGGTGCGCACCGTCGGCATTCTCGGGGCTGGGCAGATGGGAGGCGGCATCGTCGAGGTGACAGCAGCAAATGGCATCGATGTCGTCCTGAAAGACCAAAGCCTTGACCGGGCCGCCCGAGGAAAAAAACAGGTCTGGGCAGCCATGAACCGAAAGAAGGAAAAAGGCATCGTCAATCAGTTTGAGCGGGACCGGGTTGCTGAGCGAGTGGTTCCAACCGACACGTACCACCGCATGGACCACTGCGATGTCGTCATAGAGGCAGTGCCCGAATCGTTGGAGCTGAAGCAAGAGGTCCTCTCCGCAATTGAGGACAAAGTGTCGGACGAGGCCATTCTTGCCACCAACACCTCTTCCATTCCCATCACGAAGATCGCGGACGGGATCGAGGCTCCGGACCGCCTCATCGGAATGCATTATTTCTCCCCGGTGGGCGACGTGCCCCTTGTCGAGCTCGTCACCACCGAGCACACCGCCGACGACACCTTGGCGACGGCCTATGACCTTGCTCTCACGCAGGGCAAGACGGTCATTGTTGTGGACGACGGCCCCGGCTTTTACACCACTCGTATTCTTTCGCTCTACCTCAACGAAGCACTGCTGCTGCTCGAGGAGGGGGCCGACGTGCCCACCGTAGACCGAATGATGACGGACTACGGCTTTCCGATGGGGCCGTTTGAGTTGTTGGACTTCGTCGGGATGGATGTGGCAGGCAAAATCACGGAGGTGATGGCGCCCCATTTTCCACTCGATGACGTCGACATCAGCGACTCGGCACAGCGCCTGGCCGATGTGAACCTGCTCGGCCAAAAAACAAATATCGGCTTCTACCACTACGGGCCCGCCGAAAACGGGACCGGCAAGGATCGGAAAGATTTCAACGAGGACATTTATCGAAATCTGGGCCAGACCAGCCGAACGACTCCCCCGAAGGAAATCGTCCAGGATCGACTGGCCCTCATGATGGTGAACGAAGCGGTGCGCTGTCTGCAGGACGGCATTCTTCATTCTCCCCGAGATGGCGACGTGGGGGCGGTCTTCGGGCTCGGATTCCCCCCGTATCTGGGGGGCCCGTTTCGCTACCTCGACCAGAACGGTCCGGCCGCCGTTGCGCGCCGGATGCGCGACCTCGCCTACCAGTACGGCTCTCGATTTGCTCCCGCAGACCAAATTGTAGAACACGAGGAGAACGGCACACAATTCCACGAGGCCTCCTGA
- a CDS encoding alkaline phosphatase, with product MTRLLLALSLLFTLAGPLHAQRAPNAPAEDGPTNVILMIPDGFGPASVTMARDFLRWRDGTTELPYDSLHVGSSRTFSAKSRITDSAAGGTALATGVKTYNGAIAVDTTKRPVGTLLEGAQRQGLATGLVATSRITHATPAVFSSHVPDRDQENEIARQQLNKEIDVLLGGGRRHFLPETMANSARNDERNLFETARRKGYQIVETANELSQTNTAPLLGLFSDGHMAYEIDRDQTQQPSLATMTETAIDALSDTREGYFLMVEGSRIDHAGHANDAAAHLHDIFAFNEAVNVALDAAHRDENTLVVIVSDHETGGLTLGRNRNGEGIYSWHPDALADVTASSAAIADSIRAHRSSNADPTTVRQRIADTLTRLTGVSDLSDERLDRLVDVEGKYTLGKAVSPIVNREALVGWTSHAHTAVDVSLYAYGPGANRFVGNHDNTYVSEALADLLDLNLTSVTEALRTTEASE from the coding sequence ATGACCCGCTTGCTCCTTGCCCTCTCTCTTCTATTCACCCTCGCCGGCCCCCTTCATGCTCAGCGTGCGCCGAACGCACCCGCTGAAGACGGACCAACCAACGTCATCCTGATGATTCCCGACGGCTTCGGTCCAGCGAGCGTCACGATGGCCCGCGATTTCTTGCGGTGGCGCGACGGCACCACGGAGCTCCCCTACGACAGCCTCCACGTCGGAAGCAGTCGCACCTTCTCCGCAAAGAGCCGCATTACCGACTCGGCAGCCGGCGGCACGGCCCTTGCCACCGGCGTAAAAACCTACAACGGAGCGATTGCAGTGGATACGACGAAGCGGCCGGTGGGCACGCTGCTTGAAGGGGCCCAGCGCCAGGGATTGGCCACGGGCCTTGTGGCGACGAGCCGAATCACCCACGCAACGCCGGCCGTCTTCTCTTCCCATGTGCCGGACCGTGACCAGGAAAACGAAATCGCACGGCAGCAGCTCAATAAAGAGATCGACGTCCTTCTCGGCGGCGGACGACGCCACTTCCTTCCGGAAACAATGGCGAACAGTGCCCGCAACGACGAGCGGAACCTCTTTGAGACCGCCCGTCGAAAGGGGTACCAGATCGTCGAAACCGCCAATGAGCTCAGCCAAACGAACACGGCCCCTCTCCTCGGGCTCTTCAGCGACGGGCACATGGCCTATGAGATCGACCGCGACCAGACGCAGCAGCCGAGCCTGGCGACCATGACGGAAACGGCCATCGACGCTCTGTCCGACACTCGGGAGGGCTACTTTCTGATGGTGGAGGGCAGTCGCATCGACCATGCGGGCCACGCCAATGATGCCGCTGCCCATCTCCACGACATCTTCGCTTTCAATGAGGCCGTCAATGTTGCCCTCGACGCCGCCCATCGCGACGAGAATACGCTCGTGGTCATCGTGTCTGATCACGAGACTGGGGGGCTCACGTTGGGCCGAAATCGAAACGGAGAGGGCATCTATTCCTGGCATCCGGACGCCCTTGCCGACGTGACGGCCTCCAGCGCCGCCATTGCCGATAGCATTCGCGCCCACCGCTCCTCCAACGCCGATCCGACCACGGTGCGGCAACGGATCGCCGACACGTTGACGCGGCTTACTGGGGTGTCGGACCTGTCGGACGAGCGCCTCGACCGCCTCGTGGACGTAGAAGGAAAGTACACGCTCGGCAAAGCCGTCTCTCCGATCGTGAACCGAGAGGCCCTGGTCGGCTGGACGAGCCATGCCCATACCGCCGTGGACGTCAGCTTGTACGCGTACGGACCGGGGGCAAACCGCTTCGTCGGCAACCACGACAACACGTATGTAAGCGAGGCCCTGGCCGATCTTCTTGACCTCAACCTCACGTCGGTTACAGAGGCACTGCGTACGACGGAGGCCAGTGAGTAG
- the pncA gene encoding bifunctional nicotinamidase/pyrazinamidase yields the protein MDALLIVDLQNDFCPGGALAVPEGDAIIPVVNELAEQFDHVLQTQDWHPEGHQSFASSHPDHEPYDVIEVDYGEQVLWPDHCVQGTEGANFHPELDTTHSELVIRKGFRPEIDSYSAFYENDGETPTGLAGYLRDRGIDTLYLCGLATDFCVKWSAVDGRQEGFDVYVIENATRGIDQDGSLSQAWAEMNDAGVQVVSSEAALDLAVA from the coding sequence ATGGATGCACTCCTGATCGTAGACCTGCAAAATGATTTCTGCCCGGGGGGGGCGCTCGCGGTGCCGGAGGGCGATGCGATTATCCCAGTTGTGAACGAGCTGGCCGAGCAGTTCGATCATGTACTTCAGACGCAGGACTGGCATCCCGAAGGCCATCAGTCCTTTGCGTCGTCGCACCCCGATCATGAGCCGTACGATGTGATTGAGGTCGACTATGGGGAGCAGGTGCTCTGGCCGGACCACTGTGTACAGGGGACGGAGGGGGCAAACTTCCATCCCGAACTGGACACCACGCATTCCGAGCTCGTCATCCGCAAGGGATTTCGGCCCGAGATTGACTCGTACTCGGCCTTTTATGAGAATGATGGCGAGACCCCAACGGGACTGGCCGGGTACTTGCGCGACCGCGGCATCGATACGTTGTACCTCTGTGGCCTTGCGACCGACTTCTGTGTGAAGTGGTCGGCCGTGGATGGGCGACAGGAGGGATTTGACGTATACGTTATTGAGAACGCCACGCGCGGCATTGATCAAGACGGATCGCTATCTCAGGCCTGGGCGGAGATGAATGACGCCGGTGTGCAGGTCGTCTCTAGCGAAGCTGCACTGGATTTAGCGGTCGCTTAG
- the rlmB gene encoding 23S rRNA (guanosine(2251)-2'-O)-methyltransferase RlmB: protein MESLSEDDTAAVIGRQPVLEALQREDVGIEKVMLRQGASGSRIGEIRALAQKRRAPVQYVPEARLRHESDGAEHQGVVAITAPFRYREVDDMLSEIAPSWADVKAQTPLLLAIDRVTDPRNFGAILRSAVAAGTDGVIVPTREMAPLNAAAIKASAGTAPRIPVARTDDLPRVLTQVKERGYWVVGAEGTAETTLWDAEWDRPIVVVMGSEGEGLAPDVAEACDDLVSIPMRGPVESLNVSVAAGLLLFAAARPRTESGSALSEETGG, encoded by the coding sequence GTGGAGTCCCTATCGGAAGATGACACGGCTGCCGTCATTGGGCGGCAGCCCGTCCTCGAAGCCCTTCAGCGCGAAGACGTCGGCATTGAAAAAGTGATGCTTCGGCAGGGGGCGAGCGGCAGTCGGATTGGAGAAATCCGAGCCCTTGCTCAAAAGCGCCGCGCGCCCGTACAGTACGTACCGGAGGCACGGCTGCGGCACGAATCGGATGGTGCCGAGCACCAGGGCGTGGTTGCGATTACGGCGCCGTTCCGCTACCGGGAGGTGGACGATATGCTTTCAGAGATCGCCCCCTCCTGGGCGGACGTGAAGGCCCAGACGCCGCTCCTCCTTGCCATCGACCGCGTGACGGATCCCCGCAACTTTGGGGCCATTCTCCGCAGCGCGGTGGCGGCGGGGACCGACGGTGTGATTGTGCCAACGCGCGAGATGGCGCCCCTCAACGCCGCTGCGATCAAGGCCAGTGCGGGTACGGCCCCCCGCATTCCTGTAGCGCGCACCGACGACCTACCCCGCGTTCTCACCCAGGTCAAGGAGCGAGGCTATTGGGTTGTGGGAGCCGAGGGCACCGCGGAGACCACACTCTGGGACGCGGAGTGGGACCGCCCGATCGTGGTTGTGATGGGGAGTGAGGGCGAAGGCCTAGCGCCGGACGTAGCAGAGGCCTGCGACGATCTCGTCTCTATTCCGATGCGCGGCCCCGTGGAGTCTCTCAACGTATCCGTGGCAGCGGGCCTGCTTCTCTTTGCCGCCGCCCGTCCCCGAACCGAGTCTGGGAGTGCCCTTTCGGAGGAGACGGGCGGATGA
- a CDS encoding thiolase family protein, whose protein sequence is MSTDTHKHTAVLIDGCRIPFQQSGSGYVDLMSYDMGRMVLRGLLTRTGLPPDHLDRVVMGTVIQDVQTSNVAREAALAAGIPNEVPAFTVTMACISSNQALTSSVDLIRAGLADRIIAGGTETLSDPPIRVARPLRKRLFEARHAEGAQDYWELLEGLDPKDIIPESPSIEEFSTGEVMGESADRLAAAFDITRREQDEYALRSHRLAAQARDEGLLDPELYPAAVPPDFDPITTDNVIRDDTSLDQLRQLPPAFIKPFGTVTAGNSSALTDGASATLLASADAAEADGLTPRAALRDYTYVAQDPGTELLLGPAYAIPQVLTAAGLRLDDIDVIELHEAFAGQVLAVLEALQSDTFAEEHLNRSSAVGTVDLDRLNAWGGSLSLGHPFGATGTRLVTTAVHRLRVEGGRWALVAACAAGGQGHAMLIERLS, encoded by the coding sequence ATGAGTACCGATACGCATAAACACACAGCAGTCCTGATCGACGGCTGCCGGATTCCCTTCCAGCAATCTGGCTCCGGATACGTCGACCTGATGTCCTACGACATGGGGCGTATGGTTCTGCGCGGCCTCCTCACCCGAACGGGGCTCCCCCCCGACCATCTCGATCGGGTGGTGATGGGCACCGTCATCCAGGACGTACAAACGAGCAACGTGGCCCGTGAGGCGGCCCTGGCGGCTGGGATCCCGAACGAGGTGCCTGCCTTCACGGTGACGATGGCTTGCATCTCGAGCAATCAGGCCCTCACCAGCAGTGTGGATCTGATTCGAGCCGGGCTTGCCGACCGCATCATTGCCGGAGGCACCGAAACCCTGAGCGACCCCCCGATCCGGGTGGCACGGCCTCTGCGAAAACGGCTCTTCGAGGCCCGCCACGCTGAAGGCGCCCAGGACTATTGGGAGTTGCTGGAAGGGCTTGACCCGAAGGACATCATCCCCGAGTCGCCGTCTATCGAAGAGTTCTCGACCGGCGAAGTCATGGGCGAAAGTGCCGACCGGCTGGCTGCGGCCTTTGACATCACCCGCCGCGAACAGGACGAGTACGCCCTCCGGTCCCATCGCTTAGCCGCGCAGGCGCGAGACGAGGGCCTGCTTGATCCCGAGCTGTATCCCGCCGCGGTGCCGCCGGACTTTGATCCCATCACGACGGATAATGTAATCCGTGACGACACCTCCTTGGATCAGCTTCGGCAGCTCCCGCCCGCCTTTATCAAACCCTTCGGCACCGTCACGGCGGGCAACTCCTCCGCTCTGACGGATGGTGCCTCGGCCACACTCCTCGCCTCCGCGGACGCTGCGGAAGCCGATGGGCTCACCCCTCGGGCTGCCCTGCGCGACTATACCTACGTTGCGCAGGACCCCGGAACAGAGCTTCTCCTCGGTCCTGCCTACGCAATACCGCAGGTACTGACGGCCGCCGGCCTCCGCCTCGACGACATTGACGTGATCGAGCTCCACGAGGCGTTTGCGGGACAAGTGCTGGCCGTGCTGGAAGCGCTGCAATCCGACACCTTCGCCGAGGAGCACCTCAACCGGTCCTCCGCCGTCGGGACCGTCGACCTAGATCGCCTCAATGCCTGGGGAGGCTCTCTCTCCCTCGGCCACCCGTTCGGAGCCACCGGCACCCGGCTCGTAACCACCGCCGTCCACCGCCTCCGAGTGGAAGGCGGCCGGTGGGCACTCGTGGCTGCCTGCGCGGCCGGCGGGCAGGGCCACGCGATGCTTATTGAACGTCTCTCCTAA
- a CDS encoding bifunctional aminoglycoside phosphotransferase/ATP-binding protein — MPASPSIADLRDALSTPEAYPHAPETIQLQQTHISLVALVPPWVYKVKKPVDLGFLDFSTLQQRRTYCEAEVRLNRRLCDHTYEGVVPIVETKDGLRVDPEASASTSSVVEYAVKMRHLDPEKFLDAQLSRGEATASDIDRLAQTLCQFYKKQTSSPKIATAGWIDSLQENTDENFEQTTEQVGTALSKPSYEALQYYTDRFYDQNTALFHRRRAGGLIVDGHGDLRLEHVHLTDEHTCIYDCIEFNERFRHLDVANDVAFLAMDLDYSGRPDFAQRLVETMADTLGDPELTEIIDFYKCYRAYVRGKVEGMRAADPEVPADERAQSRARAHRYFQWALRYAVAGTAPLVVVIFGRSGTGKSTQAAALARDLGWAHLSSDRVRKTHAGLPLHKRASERERERLYSDRMTERTYRTLQQRAVDRGRNHQGTILDATYSDPDRREDLRTALRAAGVSCTFVELCAPDDVLRERLATRSAESATASDARADDFDMLNARYHPPTALEDPFHVRVDTEASPPDTTLSILKTLIRLNN, encoded by the coding sequence ATGCCTGCCTCCCCGTCGATCGCCGATCTGCGCGATGCTCTCTCCACCCCCGAAGCGTACCCGCACGCCCCGGAGACCATCCAGCTCCAACAAACGCATATCTCCCTTGTGGCCCTCGTTCCGCCGTGGGTGTACAAGGTGAAGAAGCCGGTGGACCTAGGCTTTCTTGACTTCTCGACCTTACAGCAACGGCGCACGTACTGTGAAGCCGAAGTCCGCCTCAATCGTCGCTTGTGCGACCATACGTACGAAGGCGTGGTGCCGATTGTGGAAACGAAGGATGGGCTGCGCGTGGATCCAGAGGCGTCGGCCTCGACAAGCTCGGTCGTAGAGTATGCTGTAAAGATGCGGCACCTCGACCCGGAAAAGTTTCTCGACGCTCAGTTGTCCCGGGGCGAGGCGACGGCCTCGGACATCGACCGACTGGCCCAAACGCTCTGCCAGTTTTACAAGAAGCAAACCTCCAGCCCAAAAATCGCAACTGCGGGGTGGATTGACTCCCTGCAGGAAAACACCGACGAAAACTTTGAACAGACGACAGAACAGGTCGGGACTGCGCTTTCGAAGCCGTCGTACGAGGCGCTTCAGTACTACACCGACCGATTCTACGATCAGAACACGGCCCTCTTCCACCGGCGGCGGGCCGGGGGACTCATCGTGGACGGACATGGCGACCTCCGCCTCGAACACGTTCATCTGACCGACGAGCACACTTGCATCTACGACTGTATCGAGTTTAACGAGCGCTTCCGTCACCTGGACGTGGCCAATGATGTCGCCTTCCTTGCGATGGACCTGGACTATAGCGGACGTCCGGACTTCGCGCAGCGGCTGGTGGAAACGATGGCCGACACGCTGGGGGACCCGGAATTGACGGAGATCATCGACTTCTACAAGTGTTATCGGGCGTACGTCCGCGGCAAGGTGGAAGGCATGCGCGCGGCTGATCCTGAGGTGCCCGCCGACGAGCGTGCCCAGAGTCGAGCCCGGGCCCATCGGTATTTCCAGTGGGCCCTCCGGTACGCGGTGGCGGGCACTGCCCCCCTCGTCGTGGTGATCTTCGGCCGGTCCGGAACGGGCAAAAGCACACAAGCCGCTGCCCTGGCCCGCGACCTGGGCTGGGCCCACCTCTCCTCCGATCGCGTACGGAAAACGCACGCCGGCCTTCCCCTCCATAAGCGCGCCTCTGAGCGTGAGCGGGAGCGTCTTTACAGCGACCGCATGACGGAGCGCACCTACAGAACCCTGCAGCAACGGGCGGTGGACCGCGGCCGCAACCACCAGGGCACAATCCTCGATGCAACCTACAGTGATCCGGACCGACGCGAGGACCTTCGCACCGCCCTCCGGGCCGCGGGCGTCTCCTGCACATTCGTCGAACTGTGTGCCCCGGACGATGTCCTCCGAGAACGGCTCGCCACTCGCTCCGCCGAATCTGCTACCGCCTCCGATGCGCGAGCGGACGATTTTGACATGCTGAATGCCCGCTATCATCCCCCCACCGCCCTCGAGGATCCCTTTCACGTGCGCGTCGACACCGAGGCGTCGCCCCCCGACACGACCCTCTCTATTCTAAAAACCCTCATCCGGCTGAATAACTGA